From a single Octopus sinensis linkage group LG5, ASM634580v1, whole genome shotgun sequence genomic region:
- the LOC115211935 gene encoding E3 ubiquitin-protein ligase MIB2-like isoform X3, with the protein MWLRSVQLDIKNKKKMTPFLEAVSLGYLGMTHKLIALGASINAVDGEGNSCLHITVRTEVFNSEDAPLDLLNECCTALNLKMEKRLSGMVVARYLASQGADFHHKNNNNNTPLDLIKDPNLRKKLETFSPPQCVFCEDVVATETFFPCKHLSLCKKCCLPKIPKQCLKCGRNITSKNSLAMFLEVNTTELKIDDESIDAVKQGYLMLYECFKNCDPETRTHATLSAALEEAECFAAMECLSLDAK; encoded by the exons atgtggttg CGTTCAGTTCAGTTGGATattaagaacaaaaagaaaatgacaccaTTCCTTGAAGCCGTTTCCCTGGGTTACCTCGGAATGACACACAAGCTAATAGCCCTGGGTGCAAGCATAAATGCTGTTGATGGTGAAGGTAACAGCTGTTTGCACATTACCGTTAGAACAGAAGTGTTTAATTCCGAGGATGCACCCTTGGATTTACTAAACGaa TGCTGCACCGCCCTTAATCTGAAAATGGAGAAAAGGCTCTCTGGCATGGTGGTAGCTAGATATCTCGCCAGCCAGGGAGCTGACTTTcaccataaaaacaacaacaataacacaccatTGGACCTCATTAAGGAcccaaatttgagaaaaaaattagaaacattttcacCACCACA ATGTGTGTTTTGTGAAGACGTAGTGGCCACAGAGACGTTCTTTCCATGTAAACATCTTTCGCTGTGTAAGAAATGCTGTCTCCCAAAGATACCTAAACAATGCCTCAAGTGTGGACGGAATATAACGAGCAAAAATAGTTTGG CTATGTTTTTAGAAGTTAATACAACTGAACTGAAAATTGATGATGAATCTATTGACGCTGTAAAACAAGGCTACCTGATGCTTTACGAATGCTTCAAAAATTGCGACCCagaaacacggacacacgcaACATTAAGTGCAGCTCTTGAAGAAGCTGAATGTTTCGCTGCGATGGAATGTCTGTCATTAGACGCAAAGTGA
- the LOC115211935 gene encoding E3 ubiquitin-protein ligase MIB2-like isoform X2, with protein MWLRSVQLDIKNKKKMTPFLEAVSLGYLGMTHKLIALGASINAVDGEGNSCLHITVRTEVFNSEDAPLDLLNECCTALNLKMEKRLSGMVVARYLASQGADFHHKNNNNNTPLDLIKDPNLRKKLETFSPPQCVFCEDVVATETFFPCKHLSLCKKCCLPKIPKQCLKCGRNITSKNSLVGPNSSKMEVQMVAGPVGSPELKEKDLLRVAKTLGRDWWQVEVNTTELKIDDESIDAVKQGYLMLYECFKNCDPETRTHATLSAALEEAECFAAMECLSLDAK; from the exons atgtggttg CGTTCAGTTCAGTTGGATattaagaacaaaaagaaaatgacaccaTTCCTTGAAGCCGTTTCCCTGGGTTACCTCGGAATGACACACAAGCTAATAGCCCTGGGTGCAAGCATAAATGCTGTTGATGGTGAAGGTAACAGCTGTTTGCACATTACCGTTAGAACAGAAGTGTTTAATTCCGAGGATGCACCCTTGGATTTACTAAACGaa TGCTGCACCGCCCTTAATCTGAAAATGGAGAAAAGGCTCTCTGGCATGGTGGTAGCTAGATATCTCGCCAGCCAGGGAGCTGACTTTcaccataaaaacaacaacaataacacaccatTGGACCTCATTAAGGAcccaaatttgagaaaaaaattagaaacattttcacCACCACA ATGTGTGTTTTGTGAAGACGTAGTGGCCACAGAGACGTTCTTTCCATGTAAACATCTTTCGCTGTGTAAGAAATGCTGTCTCCCAAAGATACCTAAACAATGCCTCAAGTGTGGACGGAATATAACGAGCAAAAATAGTTTGG TTGGTCCAAATTCGTCAAAGATGGAAGTCCAGATGGTGGCAGGACCAGTTG ggagTCCAGAGCTGAAGGAGAAGGATCTTCTGAGAGTGGCTAAGACGTTAGGAAGAGATTGGTGGCAAGTAG AAGTTAATACAACTGAACTGAAAATTGATGATGAATCTATTGACGCTGTAAAACAAGGCTACCTGATGCTTTACGAATGCTTCAAAAATTGCGACCCagaaacacggacacacgcaACATTAAGTGCAGCTCTTGAAGAAGCTGAATGTTTCGCTGCGATGGAATGTCTGTCATTAGACGCAAAGTGA
- the LOC115211935 gene encoding E3 ubiquitin-protein ligase MIB2-like isoform X1: MWLRSVQLDIKNKKKMTPFLEAVSLGYLGMTHKLIALGASINAVDGEGNSCLHITVRTEVFNSEDAPLDLLNECCTALNLKMEKRLSGMVVARYLASQGADFHHKNNNNNTPLDLIKDPNLRKKLETFSPPQCVFCEDVVATETFFPCKHLSLCKKCCLPKIPKQCLKCGRNITSKNSLVGPNSSKMEVQMVAGPVGSPELKEKDLLRVAKTLGRDWWQVAMFLEVNTTELKIDDESIDAVKQGYLMLYECFKNCDPETRTHATLSAALEEAECFAAMECLSLDAK; this comes from the exons atgtggttg CGTTCAGTTCAGTTGGATattaagaacaaaaagaaaatgacaccaTTCCTTGAAGCCGTTTCCCTGGGTTACCTCGGAATGACACACAAGCTAATAGCCCTGGGTGCAAGCATAAATGCTGTTGATGGTGAAGGTAACAGCTGTTTGCACATTACCGTTAGAACAGAAGTGTTTAATTCCGAGGATGCACCCTTGGATTTACTAAACGaa TGCTGCACCGCCCTTAATCTGAAAATGGAGAAAAGGCTCTCTGGCATGGTGGTAGCTAGATATCTCGCCAGCCAGGGAGCTGACTTTcaccataaaaacaacaacaataacacaccatTGGACCTCATTAAGGAcccaaatttgagaaaaaaattagaaacattttcacCACCACA ATGTGTGTTTTGTGAAGACGTAGTGGCCACAGAGACGTTCTTTCCATGTAAACATCTTTCGCTGTGTAAGAAATGCTGTCTCCCAAAGATACCTAAACAATGCCTCAAGTGTGGACGGAATATAACGAGCAAAAATAGTTTGG TTGGTCCAAATTCGTCAAAGATGGAAGTCCAGATGGTGGCAGGACCAGTTG ggagTCCAGAGCTGAAGGAGAAGGATCTTCTGAGAGTGGCTAAGACGTTAGGAAGAGATTGGTGGCAAGTAG CTATGTTTTTAGAAGTTAATACAACTGAACTGAAAATTGATGATGAATCTATTGACGCTGTAAAACAAGGCTACCTGATGCTTTACGAATGCTTCAAAAATTGCGACCCagaaacacggacacacgcaACATTAAGTGCAGCTCTTGAAGAAGCTGAATGTTTCGCTGCGATGGAATGTCTGTCATTAGACGCAAAGTGA